The Azospirillum baldaniorum genome window below encodes:
- a CDS encoding alpha-ketoacid dehydrogenase subunit beta produces the protein MPKPLRYVNAVAQALNDAMAADPAVMLMGEDVAAAGGPFKATRGLLDAHGPERVRDTPISEASLVGAAVGAALTGMKPVVEIMFMDFVTLAMDAVVNQAAKARFMFGGQCSVPMVLRTPHGGGLNAGPQHSQCLEAWFAHIPGLRVVCPATVADAYSLLRAAIEAPDPVVVVENKALYALQGDIDVNAPREVGKARIDRAGRDATIVTYGATLYAARAAADRLATEGIEAEIVDLRWIQPWDEEAVFASVAKTHRVVIAHEAVQAFGVGAEIAARIAADAFDDLDAPVLRVGAPFMPIAFAKTLEAAYLPDADRIVAAVKSTLA, from the coding sequence ATGCCGAAGCCTTTGCGCTATGTGAACGCCGTCGCCCAGGCCCTCAACGACGCGATGGCCGCCGACCCCGCCGTGATGCTGATGGGCGAGGACGTGGCCGCCGCCGGCGGGCCGTTCAAGGCGACCCGCGGCCTGCTCGACGCCCACGGGCCGGAGCGGGTGCGCGACACGCCGATCTCCGAGGCCTCCCTGGTCGGCGCCGCCGTCGGGGCCGCGCTGACCGGCATGAAGCCGGTGGTCGAGATCATGTTCATGGATTTCGTGACGCTCGCCATGGACGCCGTGGTCAACCAAGCCGCCAAGGCCCGCTTCATGTTCGGCGGGCAGTGCAGCGTGCCGATGGTGCTGCGCACGCCGCACGGCGGCGGGCTGAACGCCGGGCCGCAGCATTCGCAGTGCCTGGAGGCGTGGTTCGCCCACATCCCCGGCCTGCGCGTCGTCTGCCCGGCCACCGTCGCTGACGCCTACAGCCTGCTGCGTGCCGCCATCGAGGCGCCGGACCCCGTCGTCGTCGTCGAGAACAAGGCGCTCTACGCGCTTCAGGGCGACATCGACGTGAACGCCCCGCGCGAGGTCGGCAAGGCGCGCATCGACCGGGCGGGCCGCGACGCCACCATCGTCACCTACGGCGCCACCCTCTACGCCGCCCGCGCCGCCGCCGACCGGCTGGCCACCGAGGGCATCGAGGCGGAAATCGTCGATCTGCGCTGGATCCAGCCCTGGGACGAGGAGGCCGTCTTCGCCTCCGTCGCCAAGACCCACAGGGTGGTCATCGCCCACGAGGCGGTGCAGGCCTTCGGCGTCGGGGCGGAGATCGCCGCGCGCATCGCCGCGGACGCCTTCGACGACCTCGACGCCCCGGTGCTGCGGGTCGGCGCGCCCTTCATGCCCATCGCCTTTGCCAAGACCCTCGAAGCGGCCTATCTGCCCGACGCCGACCGGATCGTCGCGGCGGTCAAGAGCACGCTCGCCTGA
- a CDS encoding TetR/AcrR family transcriptional regulator, protein MQRSEEVRDALFQAAAEVVGEYGYIDASITRITQRANLAQGTFYNYFSSRQEIFDELLPVLGAKMLAHIRQQASGARTFLEKEEQSFRAFFSFLKRMPYFLRILNEAEIFAPKAHRQHFHNVTGGYMRFLHSARKNGEIANLSDEALEPLVYMLIATRGYLALRYTDEEGVVNLPEEAVQMYLQLLSKGLLTKEPGAPS, encoded by the coding sequence GTGCAGCGATCGGAAGAGGTCCGCGACGCCCTGTTCCAGGCCGCCGCCGAGGTGGTGGGGGAATACGGCTATATCGACGCCTCGATCACCCGCATCACCCAGCGGGCGAACCTGGCCCAGGGCACCTTCTACAACTACTTCTCCTCGCGACAGGAAATCTTCGACGAGCTGCTTCCGGTGCTGGGCGCCAAGATGCTGGCCCACATCCGCCAGCAGGCCAGCGGTGCCAGGACCTTTCTGGAGAAGGAGGAACAGTCGTTCCGGGCCTTCTTCTCCTTCCTCAAGCGCATGCCCTATTTCCTGCGCATCCTGAACGAGGCGGAGATTTTCGCGCCCAAGGCCCACCGCCAGCACTTCCACAACGTCACCGGCGGCTACATGCGCTTCCTGCACAGCGCCCGCAAGAACGGCGAGATCGCCAACCTCAGCGACGAGGCGCTGGAGCCGCTGGTCTACATGCTGATCGCCACGCGGGGCTATCTCGCCTTGCGCTACACCGACGAGGAAGGCGTCGTCAATCTGCCGGAAGAGGCCGTTCAGATGTACCTGCAACTGCTCTCCAAGGGCCTTCTGACCAAGGAACCGGGTGCGCCGTCGTAA
- the gcvA gene encoding transcriptional regulator GcvA — protein MRKRISIKALQAFEAAARLGSFATAAEDLGLTPSAISHQVKILEEQLGLRLFHRVHRSVALTDDGRAYAAEIIAAFARIDTATRNVTTTGSGTTTLTVRSMPSFAAQWLMPRLGRVKEIHPAIDIRLRASVSPIDLTTGAVDVDIRYNPGPPPAGCVLELFPDDVIVPMCSPALANGLNPIRKPSDISRHILIHSEINIVGWRDWANRHRGVELDMERGLRFDRSFMAINAAANGMGVCLDSLLLARQELLSGRLIIPFPTRGLRAQGHGFVTLKSTANLPKIRLFREWLFSELEAGRQWEDEFLSSLNKSA, from the coding sequence ATGCGGAAACGGATTTCCATCAAGGCTTTGCAAGCCTTTGAGGCGGCGGCGCGGCTCGGTTCCTTCGCAACGGCGGCGGAGGATCTCGGCCTGACGCCCTCGGCGATCAGCCATCAGGTGAAGATTCTGGAAGAGCAGCTCGGCCTGCGGCTGTTCCACCGCGTGCACCGGTCGGTCGCCCTGACCGACGACGGGCGGGCCTACGCCGCGGAAATCATCGCCGCCTTCGCCCGCATCGACACGGCGACCCGCAACGTCACGACGACGGGTAGCGGCACGACGACCCTGACCGTGCGCTCGATGCCCAGCTTCGCCGCGCAGTGGTTGATGCCGCGGCTGGGGCGGGTGAAGGAGATCCATCCCGCCATCGACATCCGCCTGCGGGCGTCGGTTTCACCCATCGACCTGACGACGGGGGCGGTGGATGTGGACATCCGCTACAACCCCGGCCCGCCGCCGGCCGGCTGCGTGCTGGAGCTGTTTCCCGACGACGTCATCGTGCCGATGTGCTCCCCGGCGCTGGCGAACGGGCTGAACCCGATCCGTAAGCCGTCGGACATCAGCCGGCACATCCTGATCCATTCGGAAATCAACATCGTCGGCTGGCGCGACTGGGCGAACCGGCACCGCGGCGTCGAGTTGGACATGGAGCGCGGCCTGCGCTTCGACCGCTCCTTCATGGCGATCAACGCCGCGGCGAACGGCATGGGCGTGTGCCTGGACAGCCTGCTGCTGGCCCGGCAGGAATTGCTGTCGGGCCGGCTCATCATCCCTTTCCCGACCCGCGGCCTGCGGGCGCAGGGGCATGGCTTCGTGACGCTGAAATCGACCGCCAACCTTCCCAAGATCCGGCTGTTCCGCGAATGGCTGTTCAGCGAGCTGGAGGCGGGGCGGCAGTGGGAGGACGAGTTCCTGTCGTCACTGAACAAGAGCGCGTAG
- a CDS encoding MmgE/PrpD family protein, with the protein MTAPDTLATAIARFVAGLTLDSLPPDVVEKARVCLLNGYGIALGGHDTPYAPVARAAALALHGERSDGATMLGDNTSGRSRRTSVPGAALAGSALFHGRAQEDTCGAAHIGAVLIPLLTALVEAGDGPVERLLPALVAGYEAGGLLENAFSPLTTPAGLRASPLYGTVAAAAGAAYLLGLPEDRIAAALANAASFTGGILQSFDDGTDEWRYQVGVAAVNGLTAARLAAAGSVSAPHAFEGRTGFVRAFARTGCDPVELAVRLGRDWSIHRVTFKPYPVCAFNQTPVTAALALRDEVAGRAVRSVTVRMNPFETGYAGMDSKGPFASISGTLMSIPFCIALTLLRGVPTMETMTRYDDGAVNALVERVALVPDEGVRRLCCAIEVVLEDGTALTRRQDMTTDDFSLPWEEVSALVRRIGDETGVPSDAYDRIERFARALPDAEINDVLEAFGRLPDHPHQASVSLVKGVGNG; encoded by the coding sequence ATGACCGCTCCCGACACCCTGGCGACGGCCATCGCCCGCTTCGTCGCCGGCCTGACCCTGGACAGCCTGCCGCCCGACGTGGTGGAAAAGGCGCGGGTCTGCCTGCTGAACGGTTACGGAATCGCGCTCGGCGGCCACGACACCCCCTACGCCCCGGTGGCGCGGGCGGCGGCGCTGGCCCTGCACGGCGAACGATCCGACGGCGCCACCATGCTGGGCGACAACACATCTGGCAGGAGCCGGCGGACCAGCGTCCCCGGCGCTGCACTCGCCGGTTCCGCGCTGTTCCATGGCCGGGCGCAGGAGGACACCTGCGGCGCCGCCCACATCGGCGCCGTGCTGATCCCGCTGTTGACCGCGCTGGTCGAGGCCGGCGACGGCCCGGTCGAACGGCTGCTGCCGGCCCTGGTCGCCGGCTACGAGGCGGGAGGGCTGCTGGAGAACGCCTTCTCGCCACTGACCACGCCCGCCGGCCTGCGCGCCTCGCCGCTCTACGGCACAGTGGCCGCCGCCGCCGGCGCGGCGTACCTGCTCGGCCTGCCGGAGGACCGTATCGCGGCGGCGCTCGCCAACGCCGCCTCCTTCACCGGCGGCATCCTGCAATCCTTCGACGACGGCACCGACGAGTGGCGCTATCAGGTCGGCGTCGCCGCGGTAAACGGGTTGACGGCGGCGCGGCTGGCGGCGGCGGGCTCGGTCTCCGCCCCCCACGCCTTCGAAGGACGGACCGGCTTCGTCCGCGCCTTTGCCCGTACCGGCTGCGATCCCGTGGAGCTGGCGGTGCGGCTGGGCCGAGACTGGTCGATCCACCGCGTCACCTTCAAGCCCTACCCGGTCTGCGCCTTCAACCAAACCCCGGTCACCGCGGCGCTCGCCCTGCGCGACGAAGTGGCGGGGCGGGCCGTCCGGTCGGTGACCGTGCGCATGAACCCGTTCGAAACCGGCTATGCCGGCATGGATTCGAAGGGACCCTTCGCCAGCATCTCCGGCACGCTGATGAGCATTCCCTTCTGCATCGCGCTGACGCTGCTGCGCGGCGTGCCGACCATGGAGACGATGACCCGCTACGACGACGGCGCGGTCAACGCCCTGGTCGAGCGGGTCGCCCTCGTCCCCGACGAGGGCGTGCGGCGGCTGTGCTGCGCCATCGAGGTGGTGTTGGAGGACGGCACGGCGCTGACCCGCCGCCAGGATATGACGACCGACGACTTCTCCCTGCCCTGGGAAGAGGTGAGCGCGCTGGTCCGCCGCATCGGCGACGAAACCGGGGTGCCCTCCGACGCCTACGACCGGATCGAGCGTTTCGCCCGCGCCCTGCCCGACGCGGAGATCAACGACGTGCTGGAGGCGTTCGGGCGGCTTCCCGATCACCCGCATCAGGCGTCGGTTTCTCTCGTCAAAGGCGTGGGGAACGGCTAA
- a CDS encoding enoyl-CoA hydratase/isomerase family protein, with the protein MTDERPILTSRDGAVGLITINRPTTLNALDVPTLLELERALGELESDDGVHVIVVTGAGERAFVAGGDIADLDSRQGLAHYLDFAEVVHRVFRRFETCDKPTIAAVNGWALGGGTELVLSLDIRIAADTAKFGLPEINLGLFPGAGGTQRILRQIPPCRARELVFTGDQFTAAEAVAWGLVNRAVPKADLMAEAMATAQKIAAKSPLILKLTKRTLRHGAEMPLGASLAYEQAMIGLVLDSQDAHEGCRAFLEKRKAAFTGQ; encoded by the coding sequence ATGACGGACGAACGCCCCATCCTGACCAGCCGCGACGGCGCCGTGGGCCTGATCACCATCAACCGCCCGACGACCCTCAACGCGCTCGACGTGCCGACCCTGCTGGAGCTGGAACGGGCGCTGGGCGAGCTTGAGAGCGACGACGGCGTGCACGTCATCGTCGTCACCGGGGCCGGCGAGCGCGCCTTCGTGGCCGGCGGCGACATCGCCGACCTCGACAGCCGCCAGGGCCTCGCCCACTATCTCGACTTCGCCGAGGTCGTCCACCGGGTGTTCCGCCGGTTCGAGACCTGCGACAAGCCGACCATCGCCGCCGTCAACGGCTGGGCGCTCGGCGGCGGGACCGAGCTGGTGCTGTCGCTCGACATCCGCATCGCCGCCGACACCGCGAAGTTCGGCCTGCCGGAGATCAATCTCGGCCTGTTCCCCGGCGCCGGCGGCACCCAGCGCATCCTGCGCCAGATCCCACCTTGCCGGGCGCGCGAGCTGGTCTTCACCGGCGACCAGTTCACCGCCGCCGAGGCCGTCGCCTGGGGATTGGTCAACCGCGCCGTCCCCAAGGCCGATCTGATGGCCGAGGCGATGGCCACCGCCCAGAAGATCGCCGCCAAGTCACCGCTGATCCTGAAACTGACCAAGCGCACGCTGCGCCATGGCGCGGAAATGCCGCTCGGCGCCTCGCTGGCCTACGAGCAGGCGATGATCGGGCTGGTGCTGGACAGCCAAGACGCGCACGAGGGCTGCCGCGCCTTCCTGGAGAAGCGCAAGGCCGCCTTCACGGGGCAATGA
- a CDS encoding thiamine pyrophosphate-dependent dehydrogenase E1 component subunit alpha has protein sequence MPSSAAQADPIPANPIPTDRRLALHRTMQTIRATETTLSRLFADGEIPGFIHLSVGQEAVAAGVVGALGPRDSFATTHRGHGHVLARGVRLDLFFKEIMGRAGGICGGRGGSMHVADLSLGVLGANGIVGAGLPLATGSALAHQTRRTGGVAVAFFGDGAMAEGALHECLNMAALWKLPMVFVCENNGWSEFSPTSTQFAATLDKLGAAFGVPHRRVDGNDVAAVAETAAEVVEAARSGGPRILECLTTRWHGHFEGDPQRYRNADEVAGLSQNDPLRRSAEALLAAGIEESALAALVDSVDAEIRDALEAARADALPDVDAAFRDVYTPTTLTAGA, from the coding sequence ATGCCGTCATCCGCCGCTCAGGCAGATCCGATTCCGGCCAACCCAATCCCAACCGACCGGCGGCTGGCGCTCCACCGCACCATGCAGACGATCCGAGCGACCGAAACCACCCTGTCCCGGCTGTTCGCTGACGGCGAGATCCCCGGCTTCATCCATCTCAGCGTCGGGCAGGAGGCGGTCGCCGCCGGGGTTGTCGGCGCGCTGGGGCCGCGGGACAGCTTCGCCACCACCCACCGTGGCCACGGCCATGTGCTGGCCCGCGGCGTGAGGCTCGACCTCTTCTTCAAGGAGATCATGGGACGCGCCGGCGGCATCTGCGGCGGGCGCGGCGGCTCCATGCACGTCGCCGACCTGTCGCTCGGCGTGCTGGGGGCCAATGGCATCGTCGGGGCCGGGCTGCCGCTCGCCACCGGGAGCGCGCTCGCCCACCAGACGCGGCGCACCGGCGGCGTGGCGGTCGCCTTCTTCGGCGACGGCGCCATGGCCGAGGGCGCCCTGCACGAGTGCCTGAACATGGCGGCGCTGTGGAAGCTGCCGATGGTCTTCGTCTGCGAAAACAACGGCTGGTCGGAATTCTCGCCGACCTCCACCCAGTTCGCCGCGACTCTCGACAAGCTGGGCGCCGCCTTCGGCGTGCCGCACCGCCGGGTGGACGGCAACGACGTCGCCGCGGTGGCCGAAACCGCCGCGGAGGTGGTGGAGGCCGCCCGCAGCGGCGGGCCACGCATCCTGGAATGCCTGACCACGCGCTGGCACGGCCATTTCGAGGGCGATCCGCAGCGCTACCGCAACGCCGACGAAGTCGCCGGCCTGTCGCAGAACGACCCGTTGCGCCGCTCCGCCGAGGCGCTGCTCGCCGCCGGGATCGAGGAATCGGCGCTCGCCGCCCTGGTCGACTCGGTGGACGCCGAAATCCGCGACGCCCTGGAGGCCGCCCGCGCCGACGCCCTGCCCGACGTGGACGCCGCCTTCCGCGACGTCTACACGCCGACCACCCTCACCGCCGGGGCCTGA
- a CDS encoding dihydrolipoamide acetyltransferase family protein, with amino-acid sequence MVRELVMPKLGLTMTEGVLAEWRVSPGQPFRSGDVLLVVETDKIASEVEADSDGVLIETTIPAGETVAVGTPIARWSANGAGAAPAPEPAETPAANPAPTPVATNARPLPAPVRANGERILSTPLARRRAEGLGVDLGTVTGSGPRGRIKVADVEAAAQTRPAPQPAPQVPKVEASAGERSKPTTLQATIARRLTAAKRDVPHFYLAAEAEVTELAALRDRLNADTESGLPRISMTHLVLAAVGRALAAMPEMDRVWDDEPSGGAILSLGQGDIGMAVDTPRGLVAPVLRGAATLPLDRLAAEAASLTRRARDGRLTEEDFQGGAVTVSNAGMHNVTYMTSIINPGQSSILGVGSVRSVFRPDEAGAPVLKRELGLVLSADHRLFDGVTALAFLNRIIAGLERPLRLLRAA; translated from the coding sequence ATGGTCCGCGAACTGGTGATGCCCAAGCTGGGGCTGACGATGACCGAGGGGGTGCTCGCCGAATGGCGGGTATCGCCCGGCCAGCCCTTCCGCAGCGGCGACGTGCTGCTCGTCGTCGAAACCGACAAGATCGCCTCGGAGGTCGAGGCCGACAGCGACGGCGTGCTGATCGAGACGACCATCCCGGCCGGCGAGACGGTGGCCGTCGGCACCCCGATCGCCCGCTGGTCCGCCAATGGCGCGGGCGCCGCCCCCGCTCCGGAGCCGGCGGAGACGCCCGCCGCGAACCCCGCCCCGACACCCGTCGCCACCAACGCCCGCCCCCTGCCCGCCCCGGTCCGCGCCAACGGGGAGCGCATCCTGTCGACTCCCCTCGCCCGCCGCCGCGCCGAGGGGCTGGGCGTCGATCTCGGGACGGTGACCGGCAGCGGCCCGCGTGGCCGCATCAAGGTGGCCGATGTCGAGGCGGCGGCTCAAACGCGGCCAGCGCCTCAGCCTGCACCCCAGGTGCCAAAGGTCGAGGCTTCCGCCGGGGAACGGTCGAAGCCCACCACCTTGCAAGCGACCATCGCCCGTCGCCTGACCGCCGCCAAGCGCGACGTCCCGCACTTCTACCTCGCCGCCGAGGCCGAGGTGACGGAGCTGGCGGCGCTGCGCGACCGGTTGAACGCCGACACCGAGTCCGGACTTCCGCGGATTTCGATGACCCATCTGGTGCTGGCCGCGGTCGGGCGGGCGCTCGCCGCCATGCCGGAAATGGACCGGGTGTGGGACGACGAGCCTTCCGGCGGCGCGATCCTCAGCCTCGGGCAGGGCGACATCGGCATGGCGGTGGACACGCCGCGCGGGCTGGTCGCCCCGGTGCTGCGCGGGGCGGCGACCCTGCCGCTCGACCGACTGGCGGCGGAGGCCGCGTCGCTGACCCGCCGCGCCCGCGACGGCCGCCTGACGGAGGAGGACTTCCAGGGCGGCGCCGTCACCGTGTCGAACGCCGGCATGCACAACGTCACCTACATGACCTCGATCATCAATCCCGGCCAGTCGAGCATCCTCGGCGTCGGCAGCGTCCGCTCCGTCTTCCGTCCCGACGAGGCGGGAGCCCCGGTGCTGAAGCGCGAACTCGGCCTCGTCCTGTCGGCGGACCACCGGCTGTTCGACGGCGTGACCGCCCTGGCCTTCCTCAACCGCATCATCGCCGGGCTGGAGCGGCCTTTGCGCCTGCTTCGCGCCGCCTGA
- a CDS encoding acyl-CoA dehydrogenase family protein, producing MDFQLSEEQRLMIETASRVGAEFGPDYWREQDAKKTFPTEAWAGICESGLGGVSLPEEYGGSGLGMLDMALVVEALSAAGGGATLAQLFMINPIFGGVALAKFGSKAQKDAMLPALIQGKLNFCMALTEPNAGSNSLEIRTFAHADGQGWRLKGQKIWITGVPDAQKMLVVARTTRLEEAGRRTAGISLFLIDVDREGLSHQPIEKVGTNTLASSTVYFDDVRIEPDELIGTLDGGWHQLLDVLNTERIVTTAGLVGAGSLAIRLAVDYAKDRKVFGDKPVAAYQGVQFPLAQAHAELQCARLMNLKAASLCDTGLPYGSEANIAKLIAAQAASHAIERSMQAMGGMGYAKEYHVERLWRDARLFRFAPVSEEMVLNFIAMHDLGMPKSY from the coding sequence ATGGACTTTCAGCTTTCCGAAGAACAGCGCCTGATGATCGAGACGGCGTCGCGCGTCGGCGCCGAGTTCGGTCCCGACTATTGGCGCGAGCAGGACGCGAAGAAGACCTTCCCGACCGAAGCCTGGGCCGGCATCTGCGAATCCGGCCTCGGCGGCGTCTCCCTGCCCGAGGAGTATGGCGGTTCCGGCCTCGGCATGCTCGACATGGCGCTGGTGGTCGAGGCGCTGTCGGCGGCCGGCGGCGGCGCGACGCTGGCTCAGCTCTTCATGATCAACCCGATCTTCGGCGGCGTGGCGCTGGCGAAGTTCGGCAGCAAGGCCCAGAAGGACGCCATGCTGCCCGCCCTGATCCAGGGCAAGCTGAACTTCTGCATGGCGCTGACCGAGCCGAACGCCGGCTCCAACAGCCTGGAGATCCGCACCTTCGCCCACGCCGACGGCCAGGGCTGGCGGCTGAAGGGCCAGAAAATCTGGATCACCGGGGTGCCCGACGCGCAGAAGATGCTGGTGGTCGCCCGCACCACCCGGCTGGAGGAGGCGGGCCGCCGCACCGCCGGCATCAGCCTGTTCCTGATCGACGTCGACCGCGAGGGCCTCAGCCACCAGCCGATCGAGAAGGTCGGCACCAACACACTGGCCTCCAGCACCGTCTATTTCGACGACGTGCGGATCGAGCCGGACGAGCTGATCGGCACGCTCGACGGCGGCTGGCACCAGCTTCTCGACGTGCTGAACACCGAGCGCATCGTCACCACCGCCGGTCTGGTCGGCGCCGGCAGCCTCGCCATCCGGCTGGCGGTGGATTACGCCAAGGACCGCAAGGTGTTCGGCGACAAGCCGGTGGCCGCCTACCAGGGGGTCCAGTTCCCGCTCGCCCAGGCGCACGCCGAGCTGCAATGCGCCCGGCTGATGAACCTGAAGGCGGCGTCCCTGTGCGACACGGGCCTGCCCTACGGCAGCGAGGCCAACATCGCCAAGCTGATCGCGGCGCAGGCGGCGTCCCACGCCATCGAACGGTCGATGCAGGCGATGGGCGGGATGGGCTACGCCAAGGAATACCATGTCGAGCGGCTGTGGCGCGACGCAAGGCTGTTCCGCTTCGCCCCGGTGTCGGAAGAGATGGTGTTGAACTTCATCGCCATGCACGATCTCGGCATGCCGAAATCCTACTGA
- a CDS encoding SDR family NAD(P)-dependent oxidoreductase, with amino-acid sequence MLLSNKVCVITGAASQRGIGRATARLFALHGGRAIILDLDGGQAAEAAAELGEAHRGIACDVTDKAACVNAAARVVEEFGRIDVLVNNAGITQPLKFMDIEPKNYEAVTDVSLRGTLYMSQAVVPHMRAQKSGSIVCISSVSAQRGGGIFGGPHYSAAKAGVLGLAKAMARELGPDNVRVNSVTPGLIQTDITGGKLTPELRADILKGIPLNRLGDAEDVARSCLFLASELSSYVTGATLDVNGGMLIH; translated from the coding sequence ATGTTGCTGTCCAACAAGGTGTGCGTGATCACCGGAGCGGCGTCCCAGCGCGGCATCGGCCGGGCCACGGCGCGGCTGTTCGCGCTGCATGGCGGGCGGGCGATCATTCTGGACCTCGACGGCGGTCAGGCCGCCGAAGCCGCCGCCGAGCTGGGCGAGGCGCACCGCGGCATTGCCTGCGACGTGACCGACAAGGCCGCCTGCGTCAATGCCGCCGCTCGCGTGGTCGAGGAGTTCGGCCGCATCGACGTGCTGGTCAACAACGCCGGCATCACCCAGCCGCTGAAGTTCATGGACATCGAGCCGAAGAACTACGAGGCGGTGACCGACGTCAGCCTGCGCGGCACGCTCTACATGAGCCAGGCGGTCGTCCCGCACATGCGCGCCCAGAAGTCCGGCTCCATCGTCTGCATCTCCTCGGTGTCGGCGCAGCGCGGCGGCGGCATCTTCGGCGGCCCGCACTACAGCGCCGCCAAGGCCGGCGTTCTCGGCCTCGCCAAGGCGATGGCGCGGGAGCTGGGTCCGGACAACGTCCGCGTCAATTCCGTCACCCCCGGCCTGATCCAGACCGACATCACCGGCGGCAAGCTGACGCCCGAGCTGCGGGCGGACATCCTCAAGGGCATCCCGCTGAACCGCCTGGGCGACGCCGAGGACGTGGCGCGCTCCTGCCTCTTCCTGGCGTCGGAGCTGTCGTCCTACGTCACGGGCGCCACGCTCGACGTCAACGGCGGCATGCTGATCCACTGA
- a CDS encoding AMP-binding protein gives MVNLSAFIRFHALRTPERLALVYGDQRISYADFLDRIGRMAAFLHRRGVRESDVVAVVMKNSAAFLEIAFAASHLGAVFLPINYRLAAPEVAFITGNAGAVLVFADTELAAAVTDDPRAVLVDAAAQADGRALAGTEGPVPPMRVRGSQDLFRLMYTSGTTDHPKGVMHSYENFYWKCMDHVTALGLTAEDRLLAVGPLYHVGAFDLPGLAVLWLGGTICLLRDFDPDTALAAIEREQLTGAWFAPVMVGRILSHPERGRYDVSSLKWAIGGGERTPEQRIRDFTGLFANARYIDGYGLTESCSGDTLMEAGREIEKIGSTGRALAHVEIDIRDDAGTSLPAGDIGEICLRGPKVTKGYWKDPEKTARSFYGDWFRTGDVGYLDADGFLFLTDRKKDMIISGGENIASSEIERVVFLLPQVVEVAVIAVPDERWGEVPAAVVVLKEGESLDAETLEQHCRRHLAGFKIPKRLLLREALPRNPSGKVLKRVLRDELAPAQPEDTP, from the coding sequence GTGGTCAATCTGAGCGCCTTCATCCGGTTCCACGCGCTGCGCACGCCGGAACGGCTGGCGCTGGTCTATGGCGACCAGCGCATCAGCTACGCCGACTTCCTCGACCGCATCGGGCGCATGGCCGCCTTCCTCCACCGGCGCGGCGTGCGCGAGAGCGACGTGGTGGCGGTGGTGATGAAGAACAGCGCCGCCTTCCTGGAGATCGCCTTCGCCGCCAGCCACCTCGGCGCGGTGTTCCTGCCGATCAACTACCGGCTGGCCGCCCCCGAGGTCGCCTTCATCACCGGCAACGCCGGGGCGGTGCTGGTCTTCGCCGACACCGAGCTGGCGGCGGCGGTGACGGACGACCCACGCGCCGTCCTGGTCGACGCTGCGGCGCAGGCGGACGGGCGGGCGCTGGCCGGCACGGAGGGACCGGTGCCGCCGATGCGGGTGCGCGGCTCGCAGGATCTGTTCCGGCTGATGTACACGTCGGGCACCACCGACCACCCCAAGGGGGTCATGCATTCCTACGAGAACTTCTATTGGAAATGCATGGACCATGTGACCGCGCTGGGGCTGACGGCGGAGGACCGGCTGCTGGCGGTCGGGCCGCTGTACCATGTCGGCGCCTTCGACCTGCCCGGCCTCGCGGTGCTGTGGCTGGGCGGAACGATCTGCCTGCTGCGCGACTTCGACCCCGACACCGCCCTCGCCGCCATCGAGCGCGAGCAACTGACCGGCGCCTGGTTCGCCCCGGTGATGGTCGGGCGCATCCTGTCCCACCCGGAGCGCGGGCGCTACGACGTCTCCAGCCTGAAATGGGCGATCGGCGGCGGCGAGCGCACGCCGGAGCAGCGCATCCGCGACTTCACCGGCCTGTTCGCCAACGCCCGCTACATCGACGGTTACGGCCTGACGGAGAGCTGTTCGGGCGACACGCTGATGGAGGCCGGGCGCGAGATCGAGAAGATCGGCTCGACGGGACGAGCGCTCGCCCATGTGGAGATCGACATCCGCGACGATGCCGGCACCTCCCTGCCCGCCGGGGACATCGGGGAGATCTGCCTGCGCGGACCGAAGGTCACCAAGGGCTACTGGAAGGACCCGGAGAAGACGGCGCGCAGCTTCTACGGCGACTGGTTCCGAACCGGCGACGTCGGCTATCTCGACGCCGACGGCTTCCTGTTCCTGACTGACCGCAAGAAGGACATGATCATCAGCGGCGGCGAGAACATCGCCTCCTCGGAGATCGAACGGGTCGTCTTCCTGCTGCCCCAGGTCGTCGAGGTCGCCGTCATCGCCGTCCCCGACGAGCGCTGGGGCGAAGTGCCGGCGGCGGTCGTGGTGCTGAAGGAGGGCGAGAGCCTCGACGCCGAGACGCTGGAGCAGCACTGCCGCCGGCACCTTGCCGGTTTCAAGATCCCCAAGCGCCTGCTGCTGCGCGAGGCGCTGCCGCGCAACCCGTCCGGCAAGGTGCTGAAGCGCGTGCTGCGCGATGAACTGGCCCCCGCCCAACCGGAGGACACCCCATGA